One region of Mucilaginibacter sp. 14171R-50 genomic DNA includes:
- a CDS encoding PAS domain-containing protein, giving the protein MESYSYPVQNENLFKTIIDQSPSPVGLYVGRDIVITLANDAILKVWDRDRSVIGKTFRQALPELESQQFCDILDEVFATGIAYQAYAEKVDLVVSGALQTFYFNFTYKPLKDDKGEVWGILNTAENVTELVLTRQKLAEAEERSRFALDSAEMGAWDMDPVSETVTWDDRCNALYGFAKGEGTRYSDVLAHIHPHDLSKVEVMVREALNPDGSGIYDATFRIIDPHNKQVRWLRSKGKAHFNSAGSCIRFAGTTLDISNEIKDKEEQRKLMTLIDNTSDFISLSEVDGSVKYVNAVGRKMVGLDDEDALPHNSQFIMPEEIDKLKNEVNKALEEQGKWSGECLYRHFKTGEAIPVYGTTMYIYDPNGKPQGRATIARDLRSEIAGKQALINSEHLLKNITSAAPAALWMADDKGMIIYANETWTTWTGQSNEQFLGKGWLEFILPEDRHRVAEKFLEDLKTQQPYKVDFRIRRKDGEIRWCIATGNPQYNHAGKFMGYIGACTDVTEKTIADIELQLKNGELNDQIKQFEFVTDFMPVQLWTANTAGELDYVNQQTIDYFGLPMADVIGERWLNHVHDDDRDGYISAWMQAIKTGSLYQYEFRLRDKSGNYKWHLVRALPFILDGEIVRWFGTNTDIDEQKQMQRQKDDFLGIASHELKTPVTSIKAYAQVLGAMLSREGEEKKAAMVMKMDAQLNRLTNLIGDLLDVTKINSGRILFNRAWFDFNQAVQETLQDIQNTTHKHLLVMDFKETGKLYSDKERIGQVVTNLVTNAIKYSPQSNRIIISTSRSGDMVTVCVEDFGIGIPEDKKEKVFEQFYRVSGSKQHTFPGLGLGLYISNEIIRREGGKMWVNSTEGKGSTFCFSLPVNKGA; this is encoded by the coding sequence ATGGAAAGTTACAGCTACCCTGTGCAAAACGAAAATCTGTTTAAGACTATCATAGATCAGTCGCCCTCGCCCGTGGGCCTATACGTGGGGCGCGATATTGTAATAACCTTAGCTAACGATGCCATATTAAAGGTTTGGGACAGGGACCGGTCGGTTATTGGTAAAACCTTCCGCCAGGCGTTGCCCGAACTGGAAAGCCAGCAGTTTTGCGATATACTTGACGAGGTTTTTGCAACCGGTATTGCTTACCAGGCCTATGCCGAAAAGGTTGACCTTGTTGTGAGTGGCGCACTGCAAACCTTTTATTTTAATTTTACCTATAAGCCGCTTAAGGATGACAAGGGCGAAGTTTGGGGGATACTAAACACGGCCGAGAATGTAACCGAACTGGTGCTTACGCGCCAGAAACTGGCCGAAGCCGAGGAACGGTCAAGGTTCGCGCTCGACTCGGCTGAGATGGGGGCGTGGGATATGGACCCGGTGAGCGAAACCGTAACCTGGGACGACCGCTGTAACGCTTTGTACGGCTTTGCTAAAGGCGAGGGTACCAGGTATAGCGACGTATTGGCACACATACATCCTCACGATCTTTCAAAAGTGGAAGTAATGGTTAGGGAAGCGCTGAACCCTGATGGCTCGGGTATCTACGATGCAACTTTCAGAATAATTGACCCGCATAACAAACAGGTGCGCTGGCTGCGCAGCAAAGGCAAGGCACATTTTAATAGCGCAGGCAGTTGCATACGGTTTGCCGGCACTACGCTGGATATATCTAACGAGATAAAGGATAAGGAGGAGCAGCGCAAGCTGATGACCCTGATAGATAATACATCAGATTTTATAAGCCTGTCTGAAGTTGACGGGAGCGTTAAATACGTTAATGCTGTTGGCCGCAAAATGGTTGGGCTTGATGATGAAGACGCTTTGCCGCATAATTCGCAGTTTATTATGCCCGAAGAAATTGATAAACTGAAAAACGAGGTAAATAAAGCGCTGGAAGAGCAGGGTAAGTGGAGCGGCGAATGTTTATATCGCCATTTTAAAACCGGCGAAGCTATACCGGTATATGGTACCACCATGTATATTTACGACCCTAACGGAAAGCCGCAGGGCAGGGCTACCATAGCCCGCGACCTGCGTTCAGAAATTGCAGGCAAACAGGCGCTTATCAATAGCGAGCACCTTCTGAAAAATATAACCAGCGCCGCCCCCGCCGCCCTGTGGATGGCCGACGATAAGGGCATGATCATTTATGCCAACGAAACCTGGACAACGTGGACCGGCCAATCAAACGAGCAGTTTTTAGGTAAGGGATGGCTGGAATTTATTTTGCCCGAGGACAGGCACCGGGTGGCCGAGAAGTTTTTGGAAGACCTGAAAACACAGCAGCCATATAAAGTTGATTTTAGGATACGCCGTAAAGATGGTGAGATACGCTGGTGCATTGCTACCGGTAACCCGCAATATAACCACGCCGGTAAATTTATGGGTTACATTGGCGCTTGTACAGATGTAACCGAAAAAACCATTGCCGATATAGAGCTGCAGCTAAAGAACGGCGAACTGAACGACCAGATAAAGCAGTTTGAATTTGTGACCGATTTTATGCCCGTGCAGTTGTGGACGGCCAACACTGCCGGAGAACTGGATTACGTAAACCAACAAACCATTGATTATTTTGGCTTGCCGATGGCAGACGTTATTGGCGAAAGGTGGCTGAACCATGTACACGATGACGATCGGGATGGATATATAAGCGCGTGGATGCAGGCCATAAAAACCGGTAGCCTTTACCAGTACGAATTTAGGCTGCGCGATAAAAGCGGTAATTATAAATGGCACCTGGTAAGGGCATTACCCTTTATATTGGATGGAGAGATAGTAAGGTGGTTTGGTACCAACACCGATATTGACGAACAAAAGCAGATGCAGCGCCAAAAAGACGATTTTTTGGGTATTGCCAGCCACGAGTTAAAAACGCCCGTAACCAGCATTAAGGCCTACGCGCAGGTATTGGGCGCCATGCTAAGCCGCGAGGGAGAGGAAAAAAAGGCTGCCATGGTTATGAAAATGGATGCGCAGCTAAACCGGCTTACCAATTTAATAGGCGATCTGCTTGATGTAACCAAAATAAACTCGGGCCGGATATTGTTTAACAGGGCATGGTTTGATTTTAACCAGGCCGTGCAGGAAACCCTTCAGGATATTCAGAATACTACGCACAAACACTTGCTGGTGATGGATTTTAAAGAAACCGGCAAGCTTTATTCTGATAAAGAGCGCATTGGGCAGGTGGTAACCAACCTGGTAACCAATGCCATCAAATACTCACCTCAAAGCAACCGAATCATCATTAGTACCAGCCGTAGCGGTGACATGGTAACAGTTTGCGTAGAAGACTTTGGTATCGGTATCCCCGAGGATAAGAAGGAAAAGGTATTTGAACAGTTTTACCGGGTAAGCGGCAGTAAGCAGCATACTTTTCCCGGTTTGGGGCTTGGGTTATATATCTCGAACGAGATAATACGCCGCGAAGGCGGAAAAATGTGGGTAAACAGTACAGAAGGAAAAGGGTCTACTTTTTGCTTTTCGTTACCCGTTAACAAAGGCGCGTAA
- a CDS encoding response regulator transcription factor encodes MQKKIMIADDDPGIVDAVEMLLQFEGYAVTTTFDGSTVLDMQDELPDLLLLDIWMSGEDGRDICRQLKAAAATRNIPVIMVSASRDIQESALAAGADDFLAKPFEMNELLEKIERLTH; translated from the coding sequence ATGCAAAAAAAAATAATGATAGCCGATGATGACCCCGGAATAGTGGATGCTGTAGAAATGCTGCTTCAGTTTGAAGGCTATGCCGTAACCACCACATTTGACGGCTCCACGGTGCTGGATATGCAGGACGAACTGCCCGATTTACTGCTGCTTGATATATGGATGAGCGGCGAAGACGGCCGCGATATTTGCCGGCAGTTAAAGGCTGCTGCCGCCACCCGTAATATCCCTGTTATCATGGTGTCGGCCAGCCGAGATATCCAGGAATCGGCATTAGCTGCCGGCGCCGATGATTTTTTGGCTAAGCCTTTCGAAATGAACGAGCTGTTAGAAAAGATAGAACGGTTGACGCATTAA
- a CDS encoding DUF983 domain-containing protein, which yields MTPTNIKPASYVPVLEAYIKAKCPRCRRGDIYSTPTYNFGSQKMHERCSHCGLHYEREPGYWYVAMFISYAFNVAEMVTFAVGLHILTGSNSPWLYVAVLLGVIFVLSPFNYRYSRVALLYWLTPGLHYEPWRAEDRNKVEQPDTKKK from the coding sequence ATGACACCTACAAACATAAAACCCGCCAGCTACGTACCTGTTTTAGAAGCTTACATAAAAGCTAAATGCCCGCGCTGCCGCAGGGGCGATATTTACAGCACACCTACCTACAACTTTGGTTCGCAAAAAATGCACGAGCGATGCTCGCATTGCGGGCTTCATTACGAGCGCGAACCGGGATACTGGTATGTGGCTATGTTTATAAGTTACGCTTTTAACGTTGCAGAGATGGTAACCTTCGCGGTGGGTCTGCACATCCTGACAGGGTCAAACTCGCCGTGGCTTTATGTGGCCGTGTTACTGGGTGTGATATTCGTTTTATCACCTTTTAACTACCGGTATTCGCGGGTGGCTTTGTTATACTGGCTTACACCAGGCTTACATTACGAACCCTGGAGGGCAGAAGACAGAAATAAGGTAGAGCAGCCTGACACTAAAAAGAAATAG
- a CDS encoding helix-turn-helix transcriptional regulator, with translation MMKKAFPVYDICSLADHQHSDLLISRFAPYLQKHQNLSLPHKHTFYHVVFFTKGSGKHSIDFKYFPVEPHQIYFMSPGQVHRWSFEGPVDGYIINFSAEFFQSFLLRPDYLESLPFFTGNVDDEVINISADKQLQVTALFEQLIAESHGPGHMAMDMIRALMLQLFILVARHGVYSSQNTTPNYNYTLLQSFKKLTDKNFATLRLPKDYAALLYITPNHLNALCNDMLGIPAGEVIRNRVILEAKRLLVNLDLNITEIASKLNFADNSYFTKFFKKYTGLTPEDFRKNPIAQ, from the coding sequence ATGATGAAAAAAGCATTCCCGGTTTATGATATTTGTTCCCTGGCTGATCATCAGCACAGTGATCTGCTCATCAGCCGTTTTGCGCCGTATCTGCAAAAACATCAAAACCTTAGCCTGCCCCACAAGCACACGTTTTACCACGTAGTTTTTTTTACAAAAGGCAGCGGCAAACATTCTATCGACTTTAAATACTTCCCTGTTGAGCCTCACCAGATCTATTTTATGTCGCCGGGGCAGGTGCACCGGTGGAGTTTTGAAGGCCCGGTAGATGGTTATATCATCAATTTTTCAGCGGAATTTTTCCAGTCGTTCCTGCTGCGGCCAGATTACCTGGAAAGCCTGCCGTTTTTTACCGGCAATGTTGATGACGAAGTAATAAACATAAGCGCAGATAAACAACTGCAGGTTACCGCCCTGTTTGAACAGTTGATAGCAGAGAGCCATGGCCCGGGCCATATGGCTATGGATATGATACGCGCGCTAATGCTGCAATTATTTATTTTAGTGGCAAGGCACGGCGTATACAGCAGCCAAAATACCACGCCAAACTATAATTATACGTTGCTGCAAAGTTTTAAAAAGCTTACCGATAAAAACTTTGCTACCCTGCGCCTGCCAAAAGATTACGCGGCCCTGCTGTACATTACGCCCAACCATTTAAACGCGTTATGTAATGATATGCTGGGTATCCCCGCGGGCGAGGTTATACGCAACCGCGTAATATTAGAGGCAAAGCGCCTGCTGGTAAACCTGGACCTTAACATCACAGAAATTGCCTCCAAGCTTAATTTTGCTGATAACTCGTACTTCACCAAATTTTTTAAAAAATATACCGGCCTAACCCCCGAGGATTTCCGGAAAAACCCCATTGCCCAATGA
- a CDS encoding HAD family hydrolase: MQKPDSLIFDMDGTLWDAVDTYAHSWNVVFAEQGIDKTITRDVLAGMVGWEGKKVIEVLMPDLEHDRRIEIYDMVNGQRHNLISEKGGILYEGVKDGLKLLAEKYPLFILSNCAKGIIRQFIDWAGINDLIKDEMAHGVNFMPKNHNIKLLMDKHGLNSPVYVGDTAGDGEQSRLAGIPFVFVSYGFGQTDDYDLKFNDFTSLVNHFVNL; the protein is encoded by the coding sequence ATGCAAAAACCTGACAGTCTTATTTTTGATATGGACGGTACCCTTTGGGATGCCGTTGACACTTACGCCCACTCATGGAATGTTGTTTTCGCGGAGCAGGGTATCGATAAAACAATTACGCGCGATGTTTTAGCCGGCATGGTGGGCTGGGAAGGGAAAAAGGTTATTGAGGTTTTAATGCCTGATCTGGAGCATGACAGAAGAATTGAAATATACGATATGGTGAACGGCCAACGCCATAACCTGATCAGCGAAAAGGGCGGCATATTGTACGAGGGTGTGAAAGACGGCCTTAAACTGCTGGCCGAAAAGTACCCGCTTTTTATACTAAGCAACTGCGCCAAAGGCATTATCAGGCAGTTTATTGACTGGGCGGGGATAAACGACCTGATAAAGGACGAGATGGCACATGGCGTAAACTTTATGCCTAAAAACCATAACATCAAACTATTGATGGATAAGCACGGGCTTAACAGCCCTGTTTACGTTGGTGATACCGCCGGTGATGGCGAGCAAAGTCGCCTGGCGGGAATACCCTTTGTATTTGTAAGTTACGGCTTTGGCCAAACAGACGATTACGATCTTAAGTTCAACGATTTTACCTCGCTGGTAAATCATTTTGTGAACTTATAG
- a CDS encoding PA2169 family four-helix-bundle protein: protein MGTLQHIQHQISALNDLIKINNDRITGYQKAVEGTQDTALKTVFEGYIDQSKGYVNELNDYIHLLGGSPTDGTTLSGKFYHAWMDVKSAFTKKDNVSVLSDCEYGEDVAKSAYRKALDDKELIWEDEQVVSLLNNHINGLKIAHDAIKALRDSSKNVA from the coding sequence ATGGGAACATTACAACACATACAACACCAGATATCGGCATTGAACGATCTGATAAAGATAAATAACGACCGGATAACGGGTTATCAAAAAGCTGTTGAAGGCACACAAGACACCGCTTTAAAAACAGTGTTTGAAGGGTATATTGACCAGAGCAAAGGATATGTAAACGAGTTGAACGATTACATCCACTTGCTGGGCGGCTCGCCTACCGACGGCACTACCCTTTCAGGGAAGTTTTATCATGCCTGGATGGACGTAAAATCGGCTTTCACCAAAAAGGATAACGTTTCGGTACTGTCCGACTGCGAATACGGTGAAGACGTAGCCAAAAGCGCTTATAGAAAAGCCCTTGATGATAAGGAACTGATATGGGAGGACGAACAGGTTGTAAGCCTGCTGAATAATCATATAAACGGTTTAAAAATAGCGCACGATGCCATTAAGGCCCTGCGCGATTCAAGCAAAAACGTAGCATAA
- a CDS encoding DNA-formamidopyrimidine glycosylase family protein, with product MPELPDLQVFSHNLDKKLSGKALKQVTVHKAPKLNVTYKELQDTLRGQKLSSVYRDGKELFFKFSKGDVLGMHLMLHGKLFLFEGKHDNKYPIIELLFTDDTGLVLTDFQGIATPTLNPDAKDAPDALSPGAGLDYLTGILGKKKTNIKTVLLDQKIIRGIGNAYADEILWDAGISPFSVCNKIPEGKVKDLVGSIHSVLKNAEKEIIKANPDIIAGEVRDFMLIHNSKKKHSPKGAPILIDEKSRKTYYTEEQELYK from the coding sequence ATGCCCGAACTACCCGATCTGCAGGTTTTCAGTCATAACCTTGATAAAAAGCTAAGCGGTAAAGCCCTTAAACAGGTAACCGTACATAAAGCTCCAAAACTAAACGTTACCTACAAGGAATTACAAGACACCCTGCGTGGGCAAAAGCTTTCTTCGGTTTATCGCGACGGGAAAGAACTGTTCTTTAAATTCAGCAAAGGGGATGTGTTGGGCATGCACCTGATGCTGCACGGCAAACTTTTTTTGTTTGAGGGCAAACACGATAATAAATATCCCATAATAGAGCTGTTATTTACCGACGATACCGGCCTGGTGCTTACGGATTTTCAGGGGATTGCCACCCCTACCCTTAACCCCGATGCCAAAGACGCGCCCGACGCCTTATCGCCCGGTGCAGGTTTGGATTACTTAACCGGCATCCTGGGCAAAAAGAAAACTAACATCAAAACCGTATTGCTCGATCAAAAGATCATTCGCGGCATTGGCAATGCTTATGCCGACGAGATATTGTGGGATGCGGGTATATCGCCGTTTTCGGTATGTAATAAGATCCCGGAGGGGAAAGTGAAGGACCTGGTAGGTTCCATCCATTCCGTTTTAAAAAACGCCGAAAAAGAGATCATCAAGGCAAACCCTGATATCATAGCCGGCGAAGTGCGCGATTTTATGCTGATTCATAATTCAAAGAAGAAGCATAGCCCCAAAGGCGCGCCGATACTGATAGACGAAAAATCGCGCAAAACGTATTATACGGAAGAGCAGGAATTGTATAAATAG
- a CDS encoding type III polyketide synthase: protein MPHIAAISKIDLPDKVDQQQVKKQAREIFLANFPQADRLIQAFDNTGIVTRNFAKPISYYAENTTFKQRNDDYIKLSLQYSVEAIETVIAKAGISKAQITDIIFISTTGLATPSIDALIIDRMQLDPHINRTPVWGLGCAGGVSGMAKANIAAKANPDAVVLLVAVELCSLTLIKNDYSKSNFIGSSLFSDGIAACLIKGDNHEYVAPKVEIKAASSKLYYNSLDVMGWDFGEEGFKVVFSKDIPTFIHRNIRHDIDDFLAKQGLQLSDIKNFIFHPGGKKVLDAYADALGIESDFLKNTREVMNNNGNMSSVTVLYVLERFMTDGFTDGYGLMLAMGPGFSSEMVLLDMKN from the coding sequence ATGCCACATATAGCAGCAATTTCTAAGATAGATCTACCGGACAAGGTTGACCAGCAGCAGGTAAAAAAGCAGGCACGCGAAATTTTCCTGGCCAATTTTCCACAGGCCGACAGGCTCATTCAGGCTTTTGATAATACCGGCATTGTAACCCGCAACTTCGCGAAGCCGATAAGCTACTATGCAGAAAATACCACTTTTAAGCAGCGGAATGATGATTATATAAAACTGTCGCTGCAATATTCGGTAGAGGCCATTGAAACGGTTATTGCAAAGGCAGGCATTAGTAAAGCACAAATTACCGATATCATATTTATATCTACTACCGGCCTGGCCACCCCAAGTATAGATGCGCTGATTATCGATCGAATGCAACTTGATCCGCATATAAACCGCACGCCGGTTTGGGGCTTGGGCTGCGCAGGCGGGGTGTCGGGTATGGCAAAGGCGAATATAGCGGCAAAGGCAAACCCCGATGCGGTGGTGCTGCTGGTTGCTGTGGAACTTTGCTCGCTTACGCTCATAAAAAACGATTATAGTAAAAGTAATTTCATAGGGTCGAGCTTGTTCTCTGACGGGATAGCGGCATGCCTTATAAAAGGCGATAATCATGAATATGTTGCACCTAAAGTGGAGATAAAAGCGGCCAGCAGTAAACTATACTATAATTCGCTTGATGTAATGGGCTGGGATTTTGGCGAAGAGGGTTTCAAGGTGGTTTTTTCTAAGGATATCCCAACCTTTATTCACCGGAACATCAGGCATGATATTGATGATTTTTTAGCAAAGCAAGGCCTGCAGCTTAGCGATATCAAAAACTTTATTTTTCATCCCGGCGGCAAAAAGGTGCTGGATGCGTATGCCGATGCTTTAGGTATTGAAAGCGACTTTTTGAAAAACACCCGCGAGGTAATGAACAACAACGGTAACATGAGCAGCGTAACAGTGCTTTATGTGCTGGAAAGGTTTATGACCGATGGTTTTACCGATGGTTACGGGCTGATGCTGGCCATGGGGCCAGGCTTTAGCAGCGAAATGGTTCTACTGGATATGAAAAACTAA
- a CDS encoding isoprenylcysteine carboxyl methyltransferase family protein, translating into MIFTVFILFLIFQRLAELYVSSRNEKWLLKNGAVQYGKEHYPFIVALHTLFIISVIAEYMWRDNTIVSYPLIVLFFVLIVIKVIVISTLGHYWNTKIYKVPGTRPVATGIYKYIKHPNYIIVICEIAIIPLAFGLYYTAITFTILNAIMLYVRIKKENEVLAM; encoded by the coding sequence ATGATATTTACGGTATTTATCCTGTTCCTGATATTTCAGCGCCTTGCCGAACTTTATGTATCCTCACGCAACGAAAAATGGCTGCTTAAAAACGGTGCCGTGCAATACGGAAAGGAGCATTATCCTTTTATTGTAGCATTGCATACCCTTTTCATTATATCGGTAATCGCCGAATATATGTGGCGTGATAACACTATCGTTAGCTACCCGCTTATCGTGCTGTTTTTTGTACTGATCGTTATCAAGGTGATCGTTATATCTACCCTCGGGCATTACTGGAATACTAAAATTTATAAGGTGCCCGGCACCCGCCCGGTTGCTACCGGCATTTATAAATACATAAAACACCCCAATTATATTATAGTTATCTGCGAGATAGCGATAATACCACTTGCATTTGGGCTGTATTATACCGCAATAACATTCACTATCCTGAACGCTATAATGCTGTACGTGCGTATCAAAAAAGAAAACGAAGTTTTAGCGATGTAG